Proteins from one Algicella marina genomic window:
- a CDS encoding TonB-dependent siderophore receptor gives MMRVSPARRAILNFSVGPLLLLSASTAALAQEGDQFVDLGTFVLRNQEDATGPVGDDNNPPTVTGSKIPLQISEIPQSVSVLGREDIDRFDANRVSEALRYTAGVTADVYGDDNDYDWLRVRGFQADQTGVYLDNAQNLAFAFGSFYIDPFTLERIEVLRGPSSALYGGSNPGGIVNYVSKRPGGRIREFTLGVSDAIGGWAEFDVGDDLAGGRSYRVVGRIEGGDKYDDFNSGLRGTLAPSFRLETDGGTEITLLANIHVADEQHNGSTFLPYEGTVVPTEEFGFIDPDANFSDPDWDSYAREQASFTAIVEHGFENGFTLTGIGRVGIASVEESYWYPFGYAGYSPTPTDADGTLAMLAFEHDTLARTAQTDIRYYGTVETGPVSHDLLFGLDARYYWLDETQAVGFGSNSVVDPTPPGTPVLGAPYQDAVTTQQQVGLYFQNQMRYGGWLGTFNLRHDFVDTEQDGAAGFSRHDSETSYRVALAYELANGFTPYVAYSSFFDPIIASPANGVTEPEQGDQIEVGFKWAPEGGNFSLAAAAFEIHRENVVTGVFPSYDQLGEVRSRGVEIEGKYAFGNGLQVGAAATFLDAEVTEDSDPTLIGTTPTLIPETDLSLYAAYDFGGRLDGLTLGAGVRHLGESFATASNTLKVDSSTIVDMFASYEFANGWEGNLSVTNVADERYVTGCETEFVCSYGSGREFSLSLTSRF, from the coding sequence ATGATGCGCGTAAGTCCTGCCCGCCGGGCAATTCTGAACTTTTCCGTTGGCCCGCTTCTGCTGCTTTCGGCTTCCACGGCAGCGCTGGCCCAAGAGGGGGATCAGTTCGTGGACCTCGGAACGTTTGTCCTGCGAAATCAGGAGGACGCGACCGGCCCGGTGGGGGATGACAACAATCCACCGACCGTAACCGGCTCCAAGATCCCCTTGCAGATCAGCGAGATCCCGCAATCCGTCTCCGTTCTCGGACGGGAGGACATTGACCGTTTCGATGCCAACCGTGTCAGCGAGGCGCTGCGCTACACCGCCGGTGTCACCGCCGATGTCTACGGTGATGACAACGATTATGACTGGCTGCGCGTACGCGGATTTCAGGCCGACCAGACGGGTGTGTATCTCGACAATGCCCAGAACCTCGCATTCGCCTTCGGTTCCTTCTACATCGACCCGTTCACGCTGGAGCGGATCGAAGTGTTGCGCGGCCCGTCTTCGGCGCTCTATGGCGGCTCCAATCCCGGCGGTATCGTCAACTATGTGTCCAAGCGCCCCGGCGGCCGAATCCGTGAGTTCACGCTCGGGGTAAGCGACGCCATCGGTGGATGGGCGGAGTTTGACGTAGGTGACGATCTTGCGGGCGGACGCTCTTACCGAGTGGTGGGGCGTATCGAGGGTGGCGACAAGTATGACGATTTCAACAGCGGCTTGCGCGGCACGCTCGCACCATCTTTCCGGCTGGAGACGGATGGCGGCACCGAAATCACTCTGCTTGCCAACATCCATGTCGCCGACGAACAGCACAACGGCAGCACATTTCTGCCTTACGAGGGCACGGTGGTGCCGACCGAGGAGTTTGGTTTCATCGATCCCGATGCCAACTTCTCCGATCCTGACTGGGATAGCTACGCTCGGGAACAGGCGTCATTCACGGCCATTGTCGAGCATGGTTTCGAGAACGGTTTCACCCTGACAGGCATTGGCCGGGTCGGGATCGCCAGTGTCGAGGAAAGCTACTGGTATCCGTTCGGCTATGCCGGGTATTCCCCGACGCCGACCGATGCCGACGGCACGCTGGCGATGCTGGCGTTCGAACATGATACGCTGGCGCGCACGGCCCAGACCGATATCCGCTATTATGGAACGGTGGAGACCGGACCCGTCAGCCACGACCTGCTCTTCGGTCTCGACGCCCGCTACTACTGGCTCGACGAGACACAGGCAGTAGGCTTTGGCTCGAACTCCGTCGTCGATCCCACACCTCCGGGAACACCGGTGCTGGGCGCGCCCTATCAGGACGCGGTGACGACGCAGCAGCAAGTGGGCCTCTACTTCCAGAATCAGATGCGCTACGGCGGTTGGCTCGGGACGTTCAATCTGCGGCATGATTTCGTGGATACAGAGCAGGATGGGGCCGCCGGCTTCTCGCGTCATGACAGCGAGACATCTTATCGTGTGGCGCTGGCCTATGAACTGGCCAATGGTTTCACACCCTATGTCGCATACTCCAGCTTCTTTGATCCGATCATCGCCTCCCCCGCCAACGGTGTGACGGAGCCGGAGCAGGGCGATCAGATCGAGGTAGGTTTCAAATGGGCGCCCGAGGGCGGCAACTTCAGCCTGGCGGCGGCGGCGTTCGAAATCCATCGCGAAAATGTCGTCACCGGCGTGTTCCCGTCCTATGACCAGTTGGGCGAGGTGCGATCGCGCGGGGTGGAGATCGAAGGCAAGTACGCTTTCGGAAACGGTTTGCAGGTCGGGGCTGCGGCGACCTTCCTCGACGCAGAGGTGACCGAGGACAGTGACCCCACCCTGATTGGCACTACTCCGACACTGATACCGGAGACCGACCTTTCACTTTATGCCGCGTATGACTTCGGCGGCCGCCTCGACGGCCTGACGCTGGGGGCGGGGGTGCGCCATCTCGGAGAAAGCTTCGCCACGGCAAGCAATACGCTGAAAGTGGACAGTTCGACCATCGTCGACATGTTCGCGAGTTACGAGTTCGCCAACGGCTGGGAGGGCAACCTTTCAGTGACTAACGTGGCAGATGAGCGCTACGTGACCGGCTGCGAAACGGAATTCGTCTGTTCCTACGGCTCGGGACGGGAATTCAGCCTGTCGCTGACGTCGCGTTTCTGA
- a CDS encoding helix-turn-helix domain-containing protein yields the protein MSFHPKMFACIHGLEPLSGVRSLALPEMLLDVWNVRGAPGAGGRYVSMHPRFVFLFAGRNMLLHRRGEVADGPCAACYIPAGLDLQGNVTAAGQLRHLDLHLSLERLRRIVPRCVPLDLPVFLPDLSGFDAIAEVLAQECEDPQRSAAHVEALADALLLEVFHRAQRDAPRQAGASLPMDSLRAFVLANLEQRISVETLAARAGLSRTVFNRTFREETGQSPYQWVLQLRIERSKALMAEGHSFATVAANTGFADQAHFTRAFKAAAGVPPGVWTKGPRRMPSGPILQDR from the coding sequence ATGTCCTTCCACCCAAAGATGTTCGCCTGCATTCACGGTTTAGAGCCACTCAGCGGCGTGCGCAGCCTGGCTCTGCCGGAAATGCTGCTGGATGTATGGAACGTACGCGGCGCGCCGGGGGCGGGCGGGCGCTATGTGTCGATGCACCCGCGTTTCGTCTTTCTGTTCGCGGGCCGCAACATGTTGCTGCACAGGCGCGGGGAGGTGGCGGATGGCCCCTGTGCCGCCTGCTACATTCCCGCCGGTCTGGACCTTCAGGGGAACGTCACGGCGGCGGGACAGCTACGGCATCTTGATCTGCATCTGTCGCTGGAGCGTCTGCGCCGGATCGTCCCCCGGTGTGTGCCGTTGGACTTGCCCGTTTTCCTGCCGGACCTCAGCGGTTTTGATGCGATTGCCGAAGTTCTGGCTCAGGAGTGCGAGGATCCGCAACGTTCCGCCGCGCATGTCGAGGCATTGGCGGACGCACTGCTGCTGGAGGTCTTTCACAGGGCGCAGCGGGACGCTCCACGGCAAGCCGGGGCGAGCCTGCCAATGGATTCCCTGCGGGCTTTCGTTCTGGCCAACCTTGAACAACGGATCAGCGTGGAGACACTGGCGGCGCGCGCTGGTCTCTCGCGCACCGTTTTCAATCGCACATTCCGTGAGGAAACCGGCCAGTCACCCTATCAGTGGGTTTTGCAGCTGAGGATCGAGCGCTCAAAGGCCCTGATGGCCGAGGGTCATTCCTTCGCGACGGTTGCAGCCAATACCGGTTTCGCCGATCAGGCGCATTTCACAAGGGCCTTCAAGGCCGCCGCCGGTGTGCCGCCGGGGGTTTGGACAAAGGGCCCGCGGCGGATGCCAAGCGGGCCGATTCTTCAAGACAGATAA
- a CDS encoding PepSY domain-containing protein has product MKFTVAAVVMMAFAAPAFADAHEDIDDETVGKIMAMLEEMKCQMDPDDIEVEDEGYELDDVICEGGNQFDIELDAELNEVGRRAE; this is encoded by the coding sequence ATGAAATTCACAGTAGCCGCGGTCGTGATGATGGCCTTTGCCGCGCCGGCTTTTGCCGATGCGCATGAGGACATCGACGACGAAACGGTCGGCAAGATCATGGCCATGCTGGAAGAAATGAAATGCCAGATGGATCCCGATGACATCGAGGTCGAGGACGAGGGTTACGAACTCGACGACGTGATCTGCGAAGGCGGCAACCAGTTCGACATCGAGTTGGACGCCGAACTCAACGAAGTCGGCCGCCGCGCCGAATAG
- a CDS encoding YVTN family beta-propeller repeat protein, giving the protein MKFTALALCLTALAMPAQANKIFVSNERGNTVTVVDSDTWEPITEFPAGNRPRGITMSPDGKLLYVCASDDDLVRVFDTETFEELYTLPSGPDPELFVLHPSGNPLYIANEDDNLVTVVDTESHTVLAEVPVGVEPEGMGISPDTRWVVNTSETTNMAHFIDTSDYAIKHNILVDQRPRYAQFTADGSKLFVTSEIGGTVSVIDMTGEAPELVHKIGFEVAGLQPEWLQPVGAKVTSDGKTLFVALGPANRVAAVDVETFEIKEYILVGQRVWQLDFTPDEKYLITTNGNSNDITVIDVETLEAVRSIQVGQQPWGVVVAPE; this is encoded by the coding sequence ATGAAGTTCACCGCACTTGCCCTTTGTCTTACGGCGCTGGCCATGCCGGCACAGGCAAACAAGATATTCGTTTCCAACGAGCGCGGGAACACGGTGACCGTGGTCGACAGTGACACATGGGAGCCGATCACCGAGTTTCCGGCCGGAAACCGGCCGCGAGGTATCACCATGAGCCCGGATGGCAAGCTGCTCTATGTCTGCGCCTCCGATGATGATCTGGTGAGGGTGTTTGACACAGAGACCTTTGAAGAGCTTTACACATTACCTTCCGGCCCTGACCCGGAATTGTTCGTGCTTCATCCGTCGGGCAACCCTCTCTACATTGCCAACGAGGATGATAACCTCGTCACGGTCGTCGACACCGAGAGCCATACCGTGCTTGCCGAGGTGCCCGTCGGGGTGGAGCCGGAGGGTATGGGAATAAGCCCGGACACCAGATGGGTGGTCAACACCTCCGAGACCACGAACATGGCGCATTTCATCGACACATCGGACTACGCCATCAAGCACAACATCCTCGTCGATCAGCGGCCGCGTTACGCGCAGTTCACCGCCGACGGCAGCAAGCTGTTTGTGACGTCGGAGATCGGGGGCACCGTGTCGGTGATCGACATGACCGGGGAAGCGCCGGAACTGGTGCACAAGATCGGGTTCGAGGTGGCGGGTTTGCAGCCGGAATGGTTGCAGCCGGTGGGCGCAAAGGTGACTTCCGATGGCAAGACCCTGTTCGTGGCGCTGGGCCCGGCCAACCGCGTGGCGGCCGTGGATGTCGAGACGTTCGAGATTAAGGAGTACATTCTCGTCGGCCAGCGCGTCTGGCAACTCGACTTCACGCCCGATGAGAAATACCTTATCACCACGAACGGCAACTCCAACGACATTACCGTCATCGACGTGGAGACTCTGGAGGCCGTGAGATCCATACAGGTCGGCCAGCAACCGTGGGGTGTGGTCGTCGCACCTGAATGA
- a CDS encoding ABC transporter substrate-binding protein: MPKRLRIVTGKSCLFAARALLLSILTSFLVHLPANALEIKAAVLRVDYPSLLPLSRLDLPTDDLGFAGASLATEDNSTTGQFMGHLYVTEMVPVSPDAMVDRFEALLADGVRLFVVMAESDDLLALADAAPDDALILNALAEDSNLRSEACRANVLHVAPSAGMRADAVAQFLVWKKWTDWFLIGGSNPDDLALAQAYAAAADKFGARLVEERIFEDTGGSRVSDSGHVLVQRQMPTFTQGASDHDVVVAADASDVFAEYLPYHLWDAAPVAGSAGLRPVTWSATHESWGATQIQRRFEALASRPMRDEDYQVWLALRVVGEAVTRIGTAEPSALRDYLLGPDFEIAAFKGVPLTFRDWNGQLRQPILLSNGRMTVSVSPQEGFLHQSSVLDTLGLDRPESACTAFSQ; this comes from the coding sequence GTGCCGAAAAGGCTTCGGATCGTTACTGGCAAGAGCTGCCTGTTTGCAGCAAGGGCACTATTGCTGTCGATCCTCACAAGCTTTCTTGTGCATCTCCCCGCCAACGCGTTGGAAATCAAGGCAGCCGTCCTCCGGGTCGACTACCCCTCGCTCCTTCCCCTTTCCCGCCTCGATCTGCCTACCGACGATCTTGGCTTTGCCGGCGCGTCTCTGGCGACGGAAGACAACTCCACCACCGGACAGTTCATGGGCCATCTCTATGTGACGGAGATGGTCCCTGTTTCGCCCGATGCTATGGTCGACCGCTTCGAGGCACTGTTGGCCGATGGGGTGCGTCTGTTCGTGGTGATGGCCGAGAGCGACGATCTGCTGGCGCTCGCGGATGCAGCACCCGACGACGCGCTGATACTGAATGCACTTGCGGAGGACAGCAACCTGCGGTCCGAGGCGTGCCGCGCAAACGTTCTGCATGTTGCACCGAGCGCCGGCATGAGGGCCGATGCTGTCGCCCAGTTTCTCGTCTGGAAAAAATGGACGGACTGGTTCCTGATCGGTGGTTCCAACCCGGATGATCTGGCACTTGCGCAGGCCTATGCCGCGGCCGCCGACAAGTTCGGGGCGCGGCTGGTCGAGGAACGAATTTTCGAGGATACAGGCGGATCCCGTGTTTCGGACTCGGGTCATGTCCTGGTGCAGCGGCAGATGCCGACCTTTACCCAAGGTGCTTCTGATCACGATGTCGTTGTGGCCGCCGATGCCAGCGACGTGTTCGCCGAGTATCTGCCCTATCACCTGTGGGATGCCGCGCCGGTAGCAGGCTCCGCCGGGCTGCGGCCCGTGACGTGGTCCGCCACGCATGAAAGCTGGGGAGCGACACAGATCCAGCGCCGGTTCGAGGCTCTCGCGTCCCGGCCGATGCGCGACGAGGACTATCAGGTGTGGCTGGCGCTGCGGGTGGTGGGCGAGGCGGTGACGCGGATTGGTACGGCCGAACCGTCCGCCCTGCGGGATTACCTGCTTGGTCCCGATTTCGAAATCGCCGCCTTCAAGGGCGTACCGCTGACGTTCCGCGACTGGAATGGCCAGTTGCGCCAGCCAATTCTGCTCTCGAACGGTCGAATGACGGTGAGCGTCTCGCCGCAGGAGGGGTTCCTGCACCAGTCGTCAGTGCTCGATACGCTGGGCCTCGACCGCCCGGAGTCCGCATGTACCGCTTTCAGTCAATGA
- a CDS encoding histidine kinase, with protein sequence MFRRITLKWQVVLCIGLVQLAALAVCATILVSNARDAVRVEVAAGERSARALILATLGSALQDAPPGEVMVRLADILVQPRHVQLALVSARDGVLSVREIGDDVNDTMVPEWFRNLVMPALRETRIPVRADGTEYGYVAMTTSPEDEIAEVWQDVASLFWIFALAALISAVLLALLVAHALSPLQRLRTAMDQLRQGDFSARISGREGADLLPIFDGFDGLSRSLQAAEQERATLSRRIVELGDAERRNIAMELHDEFGPCLFGLKVKSSSIARAARTRGDAGLTEDADAIMSIVSQIQASNTRLLTTLRPMAIGQLPLADALRDLFDAFRTTHPRVDWRVHLPEDLPETQEIFDLTVYRFFQEAATNALRHGNPQRVEAKVEHVATGTTAMLRLSMEDDGIGIEHTSSEGRGLTAMRDRIGAIGGQLSIGSTDIGGTRLVVALPIGTVAIASPPMRAVT encoded by the coding sequence GTGTTCAGGCGGATCACACTCAAATGGCAGGTCGTTCTGTGCATCGGCCTTGTGCAACTCGCGGCTCTCGCGGTCTGTGCCACCATCTTGGTGTCGAACGCTCGCGACGCCGTGCGGGTGGAGGTCGCAGCCGGGGAACGCAGCGCCCGCGCGCTGATCCTCGCCACTCTCGGCTCCGCCCTGCAGGACGCACCGCCGGGCGAGGTCATGGTCCGGCTCGCCGACATCCTCGTACAACCGCGCCACGTGCAACTGGCACTCGTCAGCGCCCGCGACGGTGTACTCAGCGTTCGCGAGATCGGTGATGACGTCAACGATACGATGGTGCCGGAGTGGTTTCGCAACCTCGTGATGCCCGCCCTCCGTGAAACCCGCATCCCGGTACGTGCCGACGGCACCGAGTACGGATATGTGGCGATGACAACTTCGCCGGAAGACGAAATTGCCGAAGTCTGGCAGGATGTAGCCAGCCTGTTCTGGATCTTTGCACTCGCTGCCCTCATCTCCGCCGTCCTGCTCGCCCTGCTCGTCGCTCATGCCCTCAGCCCGCTGCAACGGTTGCGTACGGCTATGGATCAGTTGCGGCAGGGTGATTTTTCGGCCCGGATCAGCGGCCGTGAAGGCGCGGACCTCCTGCCGATCTTCGACGGTTTCGACGGACTCTCGCGAAGTCTACAGGCGGCAGAGCAGGAGCGTGCCACCCTTAGCCGCCGCATCGTCGAACTCGGGGACGCCGAGAGGCGCAACATTGCCATGGAACTGCATGATGAATTCGGCCCTTGCCTCTTCGGCCTGAAGGTCAAGTCTTCCTCCATCGCTCGCGCCGCCCGCACCCGCGGCGACGCCGGCCTGACGGAGGACGCTGATGCGATAATGTCCATCGTCAGCCAGATCCAGGCCTCCAACACCCGCCTGCTGACGACCCTGCGCCCCATGGCCATCGGCCAGTTGCCGTTGGCCGACGCGCTGCGCGACCTGTTCGACGCCTTCCGTACCACGCATCCCCGGGTCGACTGGCGGGTCCACCTGCCAGAGGATCTGCCCGAAACGCAGGAAATTTTCGATCTGACCGTCTACCGGTTCTTTCAGGAAGCCGCTACCAACGCCTTGCGCCACGGCAACCCGCAACGGGTCGAGGCAAAGGTCGAACACGTCGCAACGGGAACCACCGCGATGTTGCGGCTGAGCATGGAGGATGACGGCATCGGCATTGAGCATACAAGCAGCGAAGGCCGGGGCCTGACAGCGATGCGCGACAGGATCGGTGCGATCGGCGGCCAGTTGAGCATCGGCAGCACTGATATCGGCGGCACGCGCCTCGTCGTGGCCTTACCGATCGGCACCGTTGCAATCGCATCGCCACCGATGAGAGCAGTGACATGA
- a CDS encoding response regulator, translating into MKSALVVDDHPVTHIGCGQLLREAGYDPVLKALTDKEALTAAEAHDPDLIVLDLGMPGLGGLNLLEPLLRRAPNARILIFSMNEQTAFVSKALAGGAAGYLTKNSGPDDFLAAVSALEQGEIYLSHATALAVATTQTGGRADPLSSLTSREHQVLVLIGKGKDLQGIADDLRISYKTAANASSSLKKKLGVRTTPELIRYAISVGA; encoded by the coding sequence ATGAAATCCGCCCTTGTGGTCGACGACCATCCCGTAACCCATATCGGCTGCGGCCAGCTGCTGCGCGAGGCGGGCTACGATCCGGTGCTGAAGGCGCTGACTGACAAGGAGGCGCTGACGGCGGCCGAGGCCCATGATCCGGACCTCATCGTCCTTGATCTCGGCATGCCCGGGCTCGGCGGCCTCAACCTGCTGGAACCACTGCTGCGCCGCGCACCAAACGCCCGTATCCTGATTTTCTCAATGAACGAACAGACTGCTTTCGTTTCCAAGGCACTCGCCGGTGGCGCTGCCGGCTACCTGACGAAGAACTCCGGCCCCGATGATTTCCTCGCCGCCGTCAGCGCACTGGAACAGGGCGAGATCTATCTTTCCCATGCCACTGCCCTTGCCGTCGCCACCACCCAGACCGGTGGCAGGGCGGACCCTCTCTCCTCGCTGACCTCGCGCGAACATCAGGTGCTGGTGCTTATCGGCAAGGGCAAAGATCTGCAGGGCATCGCCGACGACTTGCGCATCAGCTACAAAACAGCGGCCAATGCCTCATCCAGCCTCAAAAAGAAACTGGGTGTCCGCACGACGCCGGAGCTTATCCGTTACGCCATCAGTGTGGGCGCCTGA
- a CDS encoding TonB-dependent siderophore receptor, whose product MNPVLLRANTCAPAPLNPRRLLLTLLACTALVAPTSGVAQENDYDLGTLRVEGADDDANSILAGSVTSSSKTSTDVLDTPASVSVVTEKEIETRKASNLQEILAYTAGVHVDEFGADDRYDYFRIRGFDQLSMGTYRDGLPVRGFGWTFSRREPYGFERVEVLKGSNSSLFGLNAPGGLVNGVSKTPKSLSFGEVYTSVGEDHAEIGTDFGGPIGDSSNLSYRLTAKVQDSAYSYDSSDDDRVFVAGGLSWRPSDATELTILADYNKRDGVPGTGFPTGVDVDIDSFFGEPDFNAFDTEEYSLGYKFSHSFANGLTFRSTARYSDLDLTYEQVYGASTDPTAPRSAFAVYSDARQFAIDNQLQYDTSFGMFDSRTLIGAEYTWIKVEEEALFGSAPGIDITDPTYCGRACVTLGPYVDWVPEQSTQSVYLQEELTIADRFIATVGGRYDYVDVTVGYPATGTEETRDYTSFTVRAGLTYKVTPGLSVYANYSESFEPNIWALAEDPKEGTQYEIGVKYRPESMNALFSAALFDLTQTNVNTYVTPVVQRQIGKVGVRGLELEGKFALSSNLNVTAAYSYWDAEILEDGIVGNEGNRPSRVPQHIGSIWADYTLPGDNRRGDMTFGAGVRYVGATYGDDANTVEVDGYTLVDAAFNYQMTESVGLGLNVTNLFDTEYRTSSYFGTDYYGDGRKLTATLRYDW is encoded by the coding sequence ATGAATCCTGTCCTGTTGCGTGCAAACACCTGTGCCCCCGCCCCGCTCAATCCACGTCGTTTGCTGCTGACGCTGCTGGCGTGCACCGCGCTGGTTGCCCCAACCTCAGGCGTCGCCCAGGAAAATGACTATGATCTCGGAACGCTGCGGGTCGAAGGCGCGGATGATGATGCCAACTCCATCCTCGCAGGCTCCGTCACGTCCAGCAGCAAGACAAGCACCGATGTGCTCGACACTCCGGCGTCCGTATCGGTAGTGACGGAAAAGGAAATCGAGACACGCAAGGCCAGCAACCTTCAGGAAATTCTCGCCTACACCGCCGGTGTCCATGTCGACGAATTCGGCGCCGACGACCGATATGACTATTTCCGCATTCGCGGCTTCGACCAGCTTTCCATGGGCACATACCGCGACGGTCTTCCCGTCCGCGGCTTCGGCTGGACGTTCTCTCGTCGCGAACCCTATGGTTTCGAGCGTGTGGAGGTTCTGAAGGGGTCGAATTCGTCCCTCTTCGGCCTCAACGCGCCCGGCGGTCTCGTCAACGGAGTTTCAAAAACGCCAAAGTCCCTCAGCTTCGGTGAGGTCTACACCTCCGTTGGCGAGGACCATGCCGAAATCGGCACGGATTTCGGCGGCCCCATCGGTGACAGCAGCAATCTCAGCTACCGACTGACGGCGAAGGTGCAGGACAGTGCGTATTCCTACGACAGTTCCGATGACGATCGCGTCTTCGTCGCCGGCGGTCTTTCCTGGCGGCCCAGCGACGCGACCGAACTCACTATTCTCGCCGACTACAACAAACGCGATGGCGTACCGGGCACCGGCTTCCCTACCGGCGTGGACGTGGACATCGACAGCTTCTTTGGCGAACCGGATTTCAATGCGTTCGACACGGAAGAATACAGTCTCGGCTACAAGTTCAGCCATAGCTTCGCCAATGGCCTGACCTTCCGCTCTACCGCCCGATACAGCGATCTTGACCTGACCTACGAGCAGGTCTACGGCGCATCCACCGATCCGACTGCACCGCGTTCGGCCTTTGCGGTCTACAGCGATGCCCGCCAGTTCGCCATCGACAACCAGCTGCAGTACGACACCAGTTTCGGAATGTTCGACAGCCGCACGCTGATCGGCGCGGAGTACACCTGGATCAAGGTAGAGGAAGAGGCACTCTTCGGCAGCGCTCCCGGAATCGACATTACCGATCCGACCTATTGCGGACGGGCCTGCGTCACCCTCGGTCCATACGTCGACTGGGTGCCGGAACAATCCACGCAATCCGTCTATCTTCAGGAAGAATTGACCATTGCCGACCGGTTCATAGCCACCGTTGGCGGCCGTTACGACTACGTGGACGTGACGGTCGGCTACCCGGCGACGGGAACGGAGGAGACGCGGGATTACACATCGTTCACGGTCCGCGCCGGCCTCACCTACAAGGTAACACCCGGCCTGTCCGTCTACGCCAATTACTCGGAGTCGTTCGAACCGAACATCTGGGCACTGGCGGAGGATCCGAAGGAGGGCACCCAGTACGAGATCGGTGTAAAGTACCGCCCTGAAAGCATGAATGCCCTTTTCAGCGCCGCGCTGTTCGACCTGACCCAGACCAACGTCAATACGTACGTCACGCCGGTGGTCCAGCGCCAGATCGGCAAGGTCGGTGTCCGCGGGCTGGAACTGGAAGGCAAGTTCGCGCTGTCCAGCAACCTGAACGTCACCGCCGCCTATTCCTACTGGGACGCCGAAATCCTCGAGGACGGCATCGTCGGCAACGAGGGCAACCGTCCTTCCCGCGTGCCTCAGCACATCGGTTCCATCTGGGCCGATTACACGCTGCCGGGCGACAACCGCCGTGGCGACATGACCTTCGGCGCCGGGGTCCGGTATGTCGGCGCTACCTACGGCGACGATGCCAACACTGTGGAAGTTGACGGCTACACGCTGGTCGATGCCGCATTCAACTATCAGATGACGGAAAGCGTGGGCCTGGGTCTCAACGTCACCAACCTGTTCGACACCGAGTACCGCACCTCCTCCTATTTCGGCACCGACTATTATGGCGACGGTCGCAAGCTGACGGCGACGCTGCGCTACGACTGGTGA
- a CDS encoding ABC transporter substrate-binding protein, with the protein MTSEFSRSGATASRRQFIAGAAATLAAPAVFAAGTELRFTHAYGESVLAKPAERVASIGYNTHDTVLALGTVPVGLRYWYGDYPHGVWPWAQDALGDGEPVLMRGEVSMEIIAGLAPDVIVAAGSGISEAEYALLSQIAPVLMQEPQYTTFGSPWQAETRMIGRALGRPDRAEQLIQGLEAAFSDIKARHPDWSGKTAAAAWHASGQTGAFAAEDTRARFLAELGFVPTRKLLELPTIDGFYTTLSPEDLSPIDADLLVWISSLETAPDIAALAMRRTLDAHVEGREVFADQLISGALSFGTILSLPFALAELEEPIALALDGDPATIVPSSQKAGLLP; encoded by the coding sequence ATGACGTCCGAGTTTTCCAGATCAGGCGCCACGGCCAGCAGGCGGCAGTTTATCGCCGGCGCAGCCGCCACGCTGGCAGCGCCGGCAGTGTTCGCTGCGGGAACCGAGCTTCGCTTCACCCACGCTTACGGTGAATCAGTGCTGGCCAAACCGGCGGAGCGTGTCGCCTCCATCGGTTACAACACCCACGATACCGTGCTGGCTCTCGGCACCGTGCCAGTGGGTCTGCGCTACTGGTACGGCGACTATCCGCACGGGGTCTGGCCGTGGGCACAGGATGCACTCGGCGACGGTGAACCCGTGCTGATGCGCGGCGAGGTTTCCATGGAAATTATCGCCGGCCTCGCACCCGATGTGATCGTCGCCGCCGGTTCCGGCATTTCGGAAGCCGAGTACGCCCTGCTCTCGCAGATCGCCCCGGTCCTGATGCAGGAGCCCCAATACACCACCTTTGGCAGTCCATGGCAGGCCGAAACCCGGATGATCGGGCGCGCGCTCGGGCGGCCGGACCGCGCCGAACAGCTGATACAGGGTCTGGAAGCAGCGTTCAGCGACATCAAGGCTCGCCACCCCGACTGGTCCGGAAAGACCGCCGCCGCCGCATGGCACGCCAGCGGCCAGACGGGCGCGTTTGCAGCCGAGGACACCCGCGCCCGGTTCCTCGCCGAACTCGGATTCGTGCCGACCCGGAAACTGCTGGAACTGCCCACCATCGACGGTTTCTACACCACACTCTCTCCCGAGGATCTCTCGCCTATCGACGCCGACCTTCTCGTCTGGATCTCATCCCTTGAGACCGCACCGGACATCGCCGCGCTCGCCATGCGGCGCACCCTCGACGCGCATGTCGAGGGCCGCGAGGTCTTTGCCGACCAACTCATATCCGGCGCCCTCTCGTTCGGTACCATCCTGTCGCTGCCCTTTGCGCTGGCGGAATTGGAGGAACCGATCGCGCTGGCTCTCGACGGTGATCCGGCAACAATCGTGCCATCCTCGCAGAAGGCCGGACTGCTACCGTGA